TCAGCGACCCGCCCTCGACATCACCGTCGATCACGGCACGGCGCAGCGCACCGGCCCAGAAATGCTCGATCTGCAACTGCGCTTCCATCATGTCGACGGCCCCCTGATCCAGCAGATTGGCGACCTCGCGCTGCTTGGCGGTGAAATTCTCCATCCCTGCATTTTTGAGCGACCGGACCGGGATCACCGGCAGGCGCGGGTCGATCTGCACGCTGGCGATCGCGTCGCGCGCCGACGCACGGAAGAAGGCCTTCTTGAATGCGGGATGGGCGATGCTCTCGCTCGCGCAGGCAAAGCGCGTGCCCAGCTGCACGCCGGCCGCGCCCATTTCCAGATAGGCGGCGATCGCCTCGCCCCGGCCGATGCCGCCGGCGACGAACACCGGCACCTGCTCCGCCATTTCGGGCAGGATTTCCTGCGCCAGCACGCTGGTCGCCACCGGGCCGATATGGCCGCCCGCTTCCATCCCCTCGACCACCAGCGCGTCGACGCCCGATCGCACCAGCTTCTTCGCCAGCGCCAGCGCCGGGGCGAAACAGATCAGCTTGGCCCCATTGGCCTTGATCGCCTCGATGCTGCCCTTGGGCGGCAGGCCGCCGGCCAGCACGACATGCGACACGTCATGCCTGGCGCACACTTCGATCAGGTCGAACAGTTGCGGGTGCATGGTGATCAGGTTCACGCCGAACGGCTTGTCGGTCAGCGCCTTGGTCGCCGCAATCTCCGCGTCCAGCAATTCGGGCGTCATCGCGCCACAGGCGATCACGCCGAAACCGCCGGCGTTCGAGATCGCCGAAACCAGATGCCGCTCGCTGACCCAGCTCATCGCCCCGCACAGGATCGCACTCTCGCAGCCGAGAAATTCGGTGCCGCGGGCCATCAGGGAAGCGAGTTTGGCAGTGGTCATGTCGTCAAGCCTTCAAGATACAAAAAGCCCCTCCCCGTCGGGAGGGGTTGGGGCGGGAGCATGTCGAAGCAGGCCCCCTCACCCTTCCTCATCCCTCCCCTGACCGGGGAGAGGCAAAAAATCAAGCCGCCGGGGCGTCCAGGCCATAGGCGGTGTGCAGCACGCGCACCGCCAGTTCGGTCTCGTCCTCGTCGATCAGCACCGAAACCTTGATCTCGCTGGTGGAGATCGCCTCGATGTTGATGCCGCGTTCGGCCAGCGTCTTGAACATGGTGGCGGCGACGCCGGCATGGCTGCGCATGCCCACGCCCACGACGCTGATCTTGGCCACTTCGGTGTCGGTGATGATCCGGCGGAAGCCGATCGCGTCCTTGTTGGCTTCCAGGATGTCGACGCTGCGGGCGAGGTCCGCGCGCGGGACGGTGAAGGTGACGTCCGTCTCCTCATTGTCCTTGCTGTCATTCTGGATGATCATGTCGACGTTGATCGCCGCATCGGCCAGCGGGGTGAAGATGCTGGCCACCGCGCCCGGCTTGTCGGGCACGCGGGTGACGATGATCTTCGCCTCATTCTTGTCATGGGCGATGCCGGTGATGAGCTGACGTTCCATCTTGGTTTCCTTGAGCTTGGCTTCCAGTTCCTCGTCGCTCACGATCAGCGTGCCGGGAGGTCGTCCTGGGTGGGATCATCGAAGGAGGAAAGCACCTGCACGACCACGCCTTCCTTCATGGCGAGGCCGACCGAGCGGGTCTGCAGCACCTTGGCGCCGACCGAGGCCAGTTCCAGCATTTCCTCATAGGTGACGAGGTCCAGCTTGCGGGCGCGCGCCACGATGCGCGGGTCGGTGGTGTAGACGCCGTCGACGTCGGTATAGATGTCGCAGCGATCGGCCTTGACGGCCGCGGCCACCGCGACCGCCGACGTGTCCGAACCGCCACGGCCCAGCGTCGACACCCGGCCATCGTCCATCATGCCCTGGAAACCGGGGATGACGGCGACCTGGCCGGACTGCATCGCCGCGATCAGCGCATCGGTCTCGATCGTGCTGATGCGTGCCTTGGCATGGGCCTCGATCGTGCGGATCGGCAATTGCCAGCCCAGCCAGCTGCGCGCGTCCACGCCGATCGCCTTCAGCGTCATCGCCAGCAGGCCGCTGGTGACCTGCTCGCCCGCGGCCACGACGACATCATATTCGGCGGGGTCGTAAAGCGCCGAAGCTTCCTTGCAGAAGCCGACCAGGCGATCGGTCTCGCCGGCCATGGCCGATACCACGACCGCGACTTCATGGCCCTGGTCGACGACATGTTTGACGCGCGCGGCCACGTTGCGAATTCGCTCCATCCCCGCCATGGAGGTGCCGCCGAATTTCATCACGATGCGCGCCATTTGCTTGTCGAACCTATCCTTTAAGCGTTTTCAAAGCAGGTGGAACAGCTGCTGACTTCAGAAAACGCGACCAACAAAAGATCTGGAGCAGCCGAACCGATGCAATCGGATCGGACACTGCTCCAATTGTGAAACAAAATGTCCCAAAGGGGCAAAACGGCTGCCCTATTAGCAGCCGCGACGGATATGGCAAGCAGTCCTGCCCCACCGTCTGCCGCGGCAGCGGTCCATTTCCAGCACCATGCCCCGCCTTCAAAGACATAGCCATGACAGCATGGCAGATTGGCCTTCTCGCCGCCCGCTGCTAGAACCGCCGCACGGGTGCTTCGCCACCCAGCAAGACCCAAGGTGCATGATGACTGAGACGACCGCGACGATCGACCCGAAGGAAGCCGCCCATTTCGGCACCATGGCCGCCGACTGGTGGGATCCCAAGGGGTCGAGCGCGATGCTGCACAAGCTGAACCCGGTCCGCCTCGCCTATATCCGCGCCGCGATCGACCGGCATTGGGACAGCGACGATCATGGCTTCCGTCCGCTCAGCGGCAAGCGCGCGCTCGATGTCGGCTGCGGCGCCGGCCTGCTGGCCGAACCGCTTGCCCGCCTCGGCGCCAGCGTCACCGGCCTCGACGCCGCGCCGGAAAATATCGCCGTTGCCAGCGCCCATGCCCGGGGCCAGGGGCTCGCCATCAACTATCGCGCCACCCCGGTGGAGCAGATCAGCGACGGCGACTATGATCTCGTCACCTCGATGGAGGTGATCGAACATGTCGCCGATCCCGCCGCCTTCGTCCGCGCCCTCGCAGCCAAGCTTGCGCCCGATGGCCTCATGATCCTGTCCACCCCCAACCGCACCCCCATGTCGCGCCTCGCCATGATCACCATCGGCGAAAGCATCGGCGGCATTCCCAAGGGCACGCATGACTGGGCCAAGTTCATCACCCCGAAGAACTCACCGCCCTGCTCGACGACGCGGGCCTGGAAGTCACCGACAGCAGCGGCCTCGCCTTCGATCCGGCACGTGGCTTCACTTTGTCGGCCAACAAAGCGATCAACTATCTGCTGACGGCGCGCCACAGGGTGTGAGTCGATCATTGCGGCATGCGCGCCCGGCCGACGTCCTGCGCGACAGGCAAGAATAGCGCCGGTTTTTCCGTAGCTTTTCGATCGCCCCTGACAGCATGCGCCAGAGGTCGCTGACAACAAGCACGGTTCCCACGACAAGCCATTGTAACTTAATTTTAAATTCCATTCATTTCAGGAATTTAAATGGCAAATAAATTTACCAAATTGTCATTATGAAATTCATCTGGTAAAATAGCCGGTGCGGACATAGCCGGGTCGCCATCCGCATCGTTCGACCGCCTGCGGACCGACCGACTGACAGTGTCCCCGCCCCGGCCGATCATCCGCGTTCAGGAGATCGAACCATGAAACTGCTTTTCTGCACCCTGCTTGCCGTGCCGCTGCTGCTGCTCCCGGTGCCTGCCCTTGCGCAATCCTCGCCATCCATCGACGTCATCGCCCCACCATCGTCCCGCCGACGCTCGACGGCTGGGCTGAACATACCGGCGCCCTGCTGTCCCAGCGCCTGCGCTATCCGATCATCCTTGCAGGACCGGACGAAGGCATCGTCCAGGTCAAGTTCGTCTGCAGCGACAATGGCACCGCCGCCGATGTCGCCCTGCTCAACTCGTCCGGCTCGCGCCAGCTCGACAATGCCGCGATGCGCGCGGTCCGCAACATCCCCAGCCTTCACCCGCTTCCCGCCGGTATTGGCATGGGGCAACGCTATGTCGCCACCATCCTCTTTGCCACATCACAATCCAGCCATGATCGGCAGGTCCGCGACCTGCAACGCAAGGCGCTCGACAATGATAGCCGCTTTGCCCGCCGGGCCGGCAGCGCGACCATTGCCCTGCTCGACACACCGGCCATGGCACGCGCCGCGAACTGATCCGGCGACGACAGGCGGGCGTGCGCCATTGCGCGCGCCTGTCGCATGCCCCTGCTATAATGCGGTATAAAGGCAGACCGCGCCCAGGATGATGCCGGGCACATTGGCCACGATGATCGGCCAGTCCTTTTCCTTGTGCAGCCAGCCATAGGCCGCCCACAGGCAGGTATTGAGCACCGTCGCCAGCGGCTGGATCACCGATCCCTTGTCGCCCGCCAGGTTCATCCGGATCTGGTCGAGATAGGCGCCATACATGAGGATGCAGGTGATGGTGGCAAACCAGCCGACCACCCGCAGCGTCCGTTCGTCCAGATGCCCTGCCATGCCCTTCTCCATCCCGATCGTCGGCGGGATGATGGCCGTCCCGATGGCAAAGGCAAGACCGCAATTGTCGCAGCTCTTACCGGCTTTTCCCCTGACCCTGGCGCGTCTATGATCGATACGAAGGGGAAGACATGATGCCCACCGAACCCAGGATCGACGCCTATATCGCCCGCCAGGCCGATTTCGCCCGTCCGATCCTCCTCCACATCCGCGCACTCATGCACGCCGCATCGCCCGACATCGGCGAAGCCCTCAAATGGAGCATGCCCTTCTTCACCTACCGGGATCAGAATCTCGCCAACATGGCTGCCTTCAAGGGCCATGCCGCCTTCGGTTTCTGGCATGACAAGGTAGGGCGTGCGGGCGCCAGCGACGACGCCATGGGCCAGTTCGGCCGCCTCACCGCCCTTTCAGACCTGCCGCCGGACGACGAAATCGCCGCGCTGATCAGCCAGGCGATTGCGCTGATCGACGCCGGCGACCGCCCCCGCACCGGGCCAAAGGCGCCCAAATCACCTTTGCCCGTTCCTCCCGCCTTCGCCACTGCGCTCGCCGCCAATCCGGCCGCCGCTACCGTCTGGGCCGCTTTCCCGCCCGGCAAGATCCGCGACTATTGCGAATGGATCATCGATGCGAAGACCGACGCCACCCGCGACAAGCGCATCGCGCAGGCTGTCGCCTGGATTGCCGAAGGCAAGGGCCGCAACTGGAAATATGAAACGCGCTGACCCGCATCCGGCCGGATCAGGCTGGCTTGCTCAGCATCTTGGTCGCGCTGGTCTTGATGAAATCGGAAATCGGACCCGACATCATCTTCAGGAACATCGGGATCGACACGGTGCCACGGACTCGATCCGCCTCCACCACCAGCCGCACCGGTATGGTCTGCGCCATCGCGCTGATCTCCATCTCCAGCACATCGTCGGATGGCCATGTCGCGCTCAGCGTGCCGCCGCCCGGGATATGCTGCTCCAGCTTCGGCAGCCCCTGCTCGATCCGCCGCTTCGCTTCGGCCTGGCCCAGGTCATGGGGAATGTCGATATCCATCGGGTGTCCTTCTCATTGCCGGTGAATCGACCGATCTCGGCCGGCTCAAGCCATGACCGGTAGAGGCTCGCCCCCTTGTCTGCCAAGCGGGAATGCGCGGCCATCCTCGCTTCAATCCTGGCCTTCTCCCTGATCGCCCTGATCGGCGTCGCCAATCTCCTGGCGCCGTTCGATCGTCGCGATCGCCCTGGCCCGCGCAGGATCGAACACCGCGAAGCCCGCGTCCAGTCCCGCCCCCAGGCCCGACCGCCTCTTGCCCCGGCCCAGCCCTTTCATCCGCACGATGATATAGGGCAACGCCGTCGCCAGCAGCATGATGGCGAACGCGAGCAGCCAGTCCGTCATCCCTGCCCGTCCAGTTCGGCCATGATCCCGCGCAGGATCGTGGCCGACCTACGCAGCGCATCCGCCTCCCGCGCGTCCAGTTCGGGGGCCAGCACCCGCGCCACGCCCAACGCCCCGATCACACAGGGCAGGCTCAGATAGACGCCCGCCACCCCGCACGCGCCCTGCGCCAGCGTCGACACCGGCAGCACCACCTGCTCGTCGCGCCGTACCGCCTCGCACAGCCGCACGATCGCGGTCGCCACGCCATAGGATGTGTGGCCCTTGCCATGGGCGATGGCATAGCCGGCGCGCATCGTCTCCCGCGCCAGTTCCGCCCGATCGAGCATCGCACCATCACGCAACTGGTCCAGCGCCACCCCACCGATCCGCACCCCCGAAAAGACCGCCACCTCGCTATCGCCATGCTCGCCCAGCACCATGCCCTCGACCGACACCGGCGCCACGCCCAGCCGGTCGGCCAGCCGCCGGCGAAAGCGCGCACTGTCCAGCAGCGTCCCGGTCCCGATCACCTGTCCCGTCGGCAGGCCCGACGCGCGCTGCGCCACCTGCGCCATCGCATCGACCGGGTTGGACGCGACGATCATCACCCCGGCAAAGCCCGCTTCCGCCACCCGCCGCGCACAGTCCGCCACGATGGCGGCGCTGCGCCCGGCGACCGACAGCCGGCTTTCCTCGCCCTGCGGGCTCGCCCCCGCCGTGATCACGACGATCGCCGCATCGCCCGCTTCGGCATAGTCGCCGTGCCGGACATGGGCCGGCCGCGCCAGCGCATTGGCGTCGGCAATGTCCAGCGCCTCCGCCTGCGCCCGCGCACTGTCCGCATCAATCAGCACGATGTCCGTAAACAGCCCGCGCAGCATCAGCGCATAGGCGGCCGTGGCACCGACATGGCCGGCCCCGATGATCGCAACCTTGTCGAACCGAACCGCCATGCCCTCGTCGCCTTTCGCTATTGCCCGACCGCCTCGGCCCGCGCCACCAGCGCCCGCGCCTCGTCGACATGCATCGCCTCGATCATCCGCCCCTCGAAGCGCTCGGCCCCGCCGGTCGCCGCCTCGATCAGCCGGCGCGCGTCCGCCACCGCCTGCACGTCCGGGCCGAACGCCTGGTTCGCCACCGGCACCTGCCCGGGATGGATCAGCGTTTTGCCGTCAAAGCCAAAGCCATGGCCCTCGGCGCATTCCGCCTCCAGCCCCGCCTCGTCGTCCAGCCGGTTGAACACACCGTCGAACACCGCGATCCCCGCCGCCCGCGCCGCCAGCACCACGCTCTGCAGCACATGGGCCAGCCCCGCCCGCCCGGCCGACGGCGGAATGCCAAGATCCTTGCGCAGGTCATTGGTGCCCACGAACAAAGCGGCACAGCCTTCGCCCGCTGCGATTCCCGGCGCGGCCAGCACGCCCTTGGCGCTCTCGATCATCGCGATCACCGGCTTCTGCGCGACCGAATAGACGTCCTTGACCTGCTTGGCATTCTCGACCTTGGGCAGCACCACATAGTCGGCCGCGGTGCGCTTCAATGCCACCATCTCGGCCCCATGCGACGGCATCCCCTCGACATTGATCCGCACCGCCATCAGCTTGGCCCCAAAGCCCTCGCCCACGGCCTCGACCGCCGCGTCGAGCGCCGCCGCCTTGTCCGCGTCGGGCACCGCATCCTCCAGGTCGAGGATCACCATGTCGCACGCCAGCGTGCGCGCCTTGGCCACCGCGCGCGGATTGGACGCGGGCAGGAACAGCAGGGATCGAGCGTGGCGCAACTGCATCTTATGTCTCTCCATCA
The sequence above is drawn from the Sphingobium sp. AP49 genome and encodes:
- a CDS encoding nitronate monooxygenase, whose amino-acid sequence is MTTAKLASLMARGTEFLGCESAILCGAMSWVSERHLVSAISNAGGFGVIACGAMTPELLDAEIAATKALTDKPFGVNLITMHPQLFDLIEVCARHDVSHVVLAGGLPPKGSIEAIKANGAKLICFAPALALAKKLVRSGVDALVVEGMEAGGHIGPVATSVLAQEILPEMAEQVPVFVAGGIGRGEAIAAYLEMGAAGVQLGTRFACASESIAHPAFKKAFFRASARDAIASVQIDPRLPVIPVRSLKNAGMENFTAKQREVANLLDQGAVDMMEAQLQIEHFWAGALRRAVIDGDVEGGSLMAGQSVGMVTKEEPVADIIAELMAQAATALERRAA
- a CDS encoding SemiSWEET family transporter: MAGHLDERTLRVVGWFATITCILMYGAYLDQIRMNLAGDKGSVIQPLATVLNTCLWAAYGWLHKEKDWPIIVANVPGIILGAVCLYTAL
- a CDS encoding YdeI/OmpD-associated family protein; translation: MPTEPRIDAYIARQADFARPILLHIRALMHAASPDIGEALKWSMPFFTYRDQNLANMAAFKGHAAFGFWHDKVGRAGASDDAMGQFGRLTALSDLPPDDEIAALISQAIALIDAGDRPRTGPKAPKSPLPVPPAFATALAANPAAATVWAAFPPGKIRDYCEWIIDAKTDATRDKRIAQAVAWIAEGKGRNWKYETR
- a CDS encoding polyhydroxyalkanoic acid system family protein, whose protein sequence is MDIDIPHDLGQAEAKRRIEQGLPKLEQHIPGGGTLSATWPSDDVLEMEISAMAQTIPVRLVVEADRVRGTVSIPMFLKMMSGPISDFIKTSATKMLSKPA
- a CDS encoding L-lactate dehydrogenase; this encodes MAVRFDKVAIIGAGHVGATAAYALMLRGLFTDIVLIDADSARAQAEALDIADANALARPAHVRHGDYAEAGDAAIVVITAGASPQGEESRLSVAGRSAAIVADCARRVAEAGFAGVMIVASNPVDAMAQVAQRASGLPTGQVIGTGTLLDSARFRRRLADRLGVAPVSVEGMVLGEHGDSEVAVFSGVRIGGVALDQLRDGAMLDRAELARETMRAGYAIAHGKGHTSYGVATAIVRLCEAVRRDEQVVLPVSTLAQGACGVAGVYLSLPCVIGALGVARVLAPELDAREADALRRSATILRGIMAELDGQG
- a CDS encoding CoA ester lyase, with product MQLRHARSLLFLPASNPRAVAKARTLACDMVILDLEDAVPDADKAAALDAAVEAVGEGFGAKLMAVRINVEGMPSHGAEMVALKRTAADYVVLPKVENAKQVKDVYSVAQKPVIAMIESAKGVLAAPGIAAGEGCAALFVGTNDLRKDLGIPPSAGRAGLAHVLQSVVLAARAAGIAVFDGVFNRLDDEAGLEAECAEGHGFGFDGKTLIHPGQVPVANQAFGPDVQAVADARRLIEAATGGAERFEGRMIEAMHVDEARALVARAEAVGQ